The Prochlorococcus marinus CUG1433 genome contains the following window.
ACCAGTGAAACTAGTATTTAGGTCAATCTGGAAACCATAAACAGCTTGGATACTTTCATCTCCTTCTGTATCTCCAGTAGCGATACCTAATCCATCAACAGCACCAATTCCGAAATCAACTGAGAATGATGCAGTTGTTGTATCTGAGAAGCCACCAGCTTCAAAGTTGTTAAGTCTTGCTTCTAAACCATCTACACGGCTATTAGTGATAGCGAGTTCTTCAGCAGGGTTGAAGTCATTAATAGTAACTTCGTTTGCAGTAGCAGACATAGGAGCTAAAAGCCCTAAAGTCGCAGGAGCTACAAGCAAGCTTTTGAAAAGCTTCATAAATTTCCTCACACGAAATTTAAAGTACACCTTAAGATAGTGTATTTCCGCATACAAAATCAAGTATTAGATGATACTTTTTTCATAAAAATGTGCCACTTTAAAAATCTGAACATCAAAAGTTTATATTAATAAAATCTCTGTAATTGAAGATATTTTAATTTTCTTGCCTTTTGGAAATAGTAAAAGATACTTCTTTAGTTTTGTACTTTTTTTTCTTACCTTTCCCGAAAGAATCAACATACCAGCCGGAAGCTAACCTAGTATCAATTTCTTCATAGCTGTCATTGCAATTAATTTTATTCAATGATTTTTTTTTATAGTCCAAGTTGTTATCAAAATTTTTTTTAATATAGCATTTAAGTCATTATTCAACATCACGATATGCGAATAGGAATTATTTAGAGAGAAATTTGCTTAAAAAATAAATTTTTTCTAAATTCTTTAGAAAAAAGAAAAAAATAAAGAAAATTGCCTCAAGTTAAAAATTTTTGAGTTAGATTTTCCGGCAAATATATATACCTGAGGAGCACAAGGTCAAATGACTCAATTCAAATTAATTGTTAATTCTTTACCGCGAGATCTTGCAGAATTTTCATTTTTTCTAATTATTGGTTTCACGGCAGGATC
Protein-coding sequences here:
- a CDS encoding porin, translated to MKLFKSLLVAPATLGLLAPMSATANEVTINDFNPAEELAITNSRVDGLEARLNNFEAGGFSDTTTASFSVDFGIGAVDGLGIATGDTEGDESIQAVYGFQIDLNTSFTG